From Candidatus Pedobacter colombiensis, one genomic window encodes:
- a CDS encoding HlyD family efflux transporter periplasmic adaptor subunit — protein sequence MEIEIENIKETDKRINGLEVNSEEVQEIITAVPSWILRRGITLIFGILLAIVLASAFIRYPDVVKTSLKVNSLNAPKSVMVKQTGKIVALLVKEGTIVKQYQPLAFMESTASHRDVLKLHEILMNVNSRLISSKVAPGLLVKGMNLGELQGAYQNFYQQYLQYVSAQNGGYYLNRKKFLEQDLKEIQKLKVQIIEQQKIQEKEFSNIEHEFEAYKKLYQKNMVSTSEYKQQENKYLAGKYPLQQSLTALLNNNSSYAAKQKEILELDHTIQDEQAKFVQSLSNMINETDTWINLYILRAPVDGRLSYAGIVQENQTVNAGQEIFMINPDNTDFFGEVHIPQYNMGKVKTGQRTLIKMRSFPFEQYGLIRGKVNYISDVAFKDSVFIAKISFEHFENKDPEHRIMLKNGMQGDAEIVTEESSLLQRFMRNVTKMLNSN from the coding sequence ATGGAGATAGAAATAGAAAATATCAAAGAAACAGACAAAAGGATCAATGGGCTTGAGGTGAACAGTGAGGAAGTACAGGAGATCATTACTGCTGTGCCATCATGGATATTGCGTAGGGGGATAACTCTGATCTTTGGAATATTGCTGGCTATCGTATTAGCCTCTGCCTTTATCCGGTATCCAGATGTGGTAAAAACTAGTCTGAAAGTCAACTCACTAAATGCTCCAAAGTCTGTAATGGTTAAACAGACAGGCAAGATCGTAGCACTTTTGGTTAAAGAGGGGACGATTGTTAAGCAGTATCAGCCTTTAGCTTTTATGGAAAGTACAGCCAGTCACCGCGATGTATTAAAATTGCACGAAATACTGATGAACGTGAATAGCAGATTAATTTCGAGTAAGGTTGCGCCAGGTTTATTGGTTAAGGGGATGAATCTGGGCGAGTTACAAGGTGCTTACCAGAACTTTTATCAGCAATATTTGCAATACGTTTCGGCACAGAACGGTGGGTATTACTTGAACAGAAAGAAATTTCTGGAACAAGACTTAAAAGAAATACAGAAGTTAAAAGTCCAAATTATAGAGCAGCAAAAAATACAGGAAAAGGAATTTTCTAATATAGAGCATGAATTTGAAGCCTATAAAAAACTATATCAGAAAAATATGGTGTCGACCAGCGAATACAAACAACAGGAAAATAAGTACCTGGCTGGCAAATACCCCCTGCAACAAAGTTTAACGGCCTTGCTGAACAACAATAGTAGTTATGCGGCTAAACAAAAGGAGATACTGGAACTGGACCATACCATTCAGGACGAGCAAGCAAAATTTGTACAATCTTTAAGCAATATGATCAATGAAACTGATACTTGGATTAATCTATACATTTTAAGGGCACCGGTTGATGGCAGATTGAGCTATGCGGGTATTGTTCAAGAAAATCAGACGGTAAATGCAGGGCAGGAAATATTCATGATCAATCCAGATAATACCGATTTCTTTGGTGAGGTTCATATTCCACAGTATAATATGGGTAAGGTGAAAACTGGGCAGCGAACCCTGATAAAAATGCGGAGCTTTCCGTTTGAACAGTATGGACTGATTAGGGGTAAGGTGAATTACATTTCAGATGTGGCCTTTAAAGACAGTGTGTTTATTGCAAAGATCAGTTTCGAGCATTTTGAGAATAAGGATCCTGAACACAGAATTATGCTGAAGAATGGCATGCAGGGAGATGCAGAGATCGTGACTGAAGAAAGCTCTTTATTGCAAAGGTTTATGAGAAATGTCACTAAGATGCTGAATAGCAATTGA
- a CDS encoding TIGR01212 family radical SAM protein (This family includes YhcC from E. coli K-12, an uncharacterized radical SAM protein.), with product MGTLLDLGIKGYNNYGTHLKQKYEGQRVFKVIVDGGFTCPNRDGSKGYGGCTYCNVDSFTPELSRKLPTIREQLEQGMERGKGFYKADKFIVYFQPNTNTYAPVHYLKMMYDEALSINTEDIVGFAVGTRPDCIDAEKVALLESYTDRFDVDLEMGMESIYDDTLNQINRGCSHGEFVAAVKLLENSKLDLCVHTIFGFPWETEEMMLGYIHEINRFPQIKFVKFHHLHIVEGSIMGAKYKKQPFKLFSLEEYTDLLCKLIPLLRPDVVIQRLFGISDWDLLIAPNWGLNKSAIQTYIDKEIEKRGVVQGSAYIPV from the coding sequence TTGGGAACTCTGTTAGATTTAGGCATAAAAGGATATAATAATTACGGTACGCACCTTAAACAAAAATATGAAGGACAGCGGGTATTTAAAGTAATTGTTGATGGAGGTTTTACCTGTCCTAATCGTGATGGCAGTAAAGGTTATGGAGGTTGTACCTATTGCAATGTTGATTCTTTTACCCCTGAGCTTTCCCGTAAGCTCCCTACCATCCGCGAGCAACTAGAGCAGGGGATGGAAAGAGGAAAGGGTTTTTATAAAGCTGATAAGTTTATTGTTTACTTTCAGCCTAATACGAATACTTATGCGCCTGTACATTATTTAAAAATGATGTATGATGAAGCACTTTCTATAAATACCGAGGATATTGTTGGTTTTGCCGTAGGCACCAGACCAGATTGTATAGATGCCGAAAAGGTCGCTTTATTGGAAAGCTACACAGATCGTTTTGATGTGGATTTGGAAATGGGCATGGAATCTATATATGATGATACTTTAAATCAAATCAATAGAGGTTGTAGCCATGGCGAGTTTGTAGCAGCTGTTAAGCTACTTGAAAATTCCAAACTGGATCTGTGTGTGCACACCATTTTTGGTTTTCCCTGGGAAACTGAGGAAATGATGTTAGGGTATATCCACGAGATCAATAGATTTCCTCAGATTAAATTCGTGAAATTCCACCATCTTCATATCGTTGAAGGCTCTATAATGGGCGCTAAATATAAAAAACAGCCATTTAAACTCTTTTCTTTGGAAGAATACACTGATTTGTTATGCAAATTGATTCCATTATTAAGACCAGATGTCGTTATTCAACGTTTGTTTGGGATATCTGACTGGGATTTGCTGATTGCACCCAATTGGGGATTGAATAAATCCGCCATTCAGACTTATATTGATAAGGAGATTGAGAAAAGAGGGGTTGTGCAGGGTTCTGCTTATATACCTGTATAG
- a CDS encoding ammonium transporter produces MAKVLFKQWGPFAVLLIIAILALFIPLLPNFDEGKYNAADVAFVLVAAALVFLMTPGLAFFYGGMVHRKNVLSTMIKSVVAAGVITVLWVVVGFSLAFGDSIGGFIGNPSTFFFFQGVNSGPAWGTIPLSLFAVFQLMFAIITPGLVVGAVAERIRFTSYILFIVMFALFVYSPLAHWTWHSDGILFKMGVLDFAGGTVVHISAGMAALAGALVLKRRKSHMEHKEVPPANIPYVLIGTGLLWFGWFGFNAGSALGANALAVSAFLTTNIAAGAAGLSWMFFDVSRGKKPSVLGFCIGAVVGLVAITPGAGFVSIPSSIFIGVIAAVVSNLVVSWKQKTSLDDTLDVFPCHGVGGIVGMLLTGVFATKTVNPAGVDGLLYGNVEFFLIQLKGAVIVIIFSFVMSFVIFKLINLVQPIRVTSEEEEEGLDASQHNEKYSQGTLVVASTGQEIENTF; encoded by the coding sequence ATGGCAAAAGTTTTGTTTAAACAGTGGGGTCCGTTTGCAGTTTTATTAATAATTGCAATTCTTGCTCTATTTATTCCCTTGCTTCCTAACTTTGATGAGGGGAAATACAATGCGGCAGACGTTGCGTTTGTATTGGTTGCTGCGGCTTTGGTGTTTTTGATGACACCGGGACTTGCATTTTTCTATGGAGGTATGGTGCATCGTAAAAATGTACTTTCCACCATGATCAAAAGTGTGGTCGCTGCAGGTGTAATCACCGTTTTATGGGTAGTGGTTGGTTTTAGTCTTGCTTTCGGAGATTCAATCGGTGGTTTTATTGGTAATCCTTCAACATTCTTTTTCTTTCAGGGAGTAAATTCAGGACCGGCATGGGGGACTATTCCGCTTTCGTTATTTGCAGTCTTCCAGTTAATGTTTGCAATCATTACTCCAGGACTGGTAGTTGGTGCTGTGGCAGAACGTATTCGCTTTACTTCTTATATTTTATTTATTGTAATGTTCGCATTGTTCGTGTACTCTCCATTGGCACACTGGACATGGCATTCAGATGGTATCCTGTTCAAAATGGGGGTGCTTGATTTTGCCGGTGGTACGGTAGTACATATTTCTGCAGGGATGGCAGCGTTAGCTGGTGCTTTAGTACTTAAAAGAAGGAAAAGTCACATGGAGCATAAAGAAGTTCCGCCGGCAAATATTCCGTATGTTTTAATTGGTACAGGTTTACTTTGGTTTGGATGGTTTGGTTTTAACGCTGGATCTGCCCTAGGTGCAAATGCTTTAGCAGTTTCCGCTTTCTTAACCACTAATATTGCAGCAGGTGCAGCAGGGTTGTCATGGATGTTCTTTGATGTATCAAGAGGTAAAAAACCTTCAGTTCTTGGTTTCTGTATAGGCGCTGTGGTAGGCTTAGTGGCTATTACTCCTGGAGCAGGTTTTGTGAGTATTCCTTCAAGCATCTTTATCGGTGTAATTGCTGCTGTAGTTTCTAACCTTGTTGTTTCATGGAAACAAAAAACATCTTTAGATGATACTTTAGATGTATTCCCTTGTCATGGTGTAGGTGGTATAGTTGGTATGTTGTTGACTGGTGTATTTGCAACTAAAACGGTAAATCCTGCAGGTGTAGATGGTTTGCTTTATGGTAATGTTGAGTTCTTTTTAATACAGTTAAAAGGCGCTGTTATAGTGATCATATTCAGTTTTGTGATGTCATTCGTCATCTTTAAACTAATTAACCTGGTACAACCAATCCGAGTAACTTCTGAAGAAGAAGAAGAAGGTTTGGATGCAAGTCAGCACAATGAAAAATATTCTCAGGGTACGCTGGTCGTAGCTTCTACCGGTCAGGAAATAGAAAATACTTTTTAA
- a CDS encoding porin — protein MKLRSLFTFATLTITSATYAQETTEAPLQISGSVDTYFKYDFAKAPNIKTYFASEQNSVSIGMIDLALKKTTGKASFVGELSFGPRGQEQSIPNASFAYTSAGDISASSFHIQNLYVNYAFTDQFSMTAGYMGTFIGYEVISPVGNFNYSTSYLFGAGPFQNAGIKGTYAFSDKVSLMVGLFNDWNVYSDLNGVSHVGGQLMVAPVKGLTIYLNGLTGHGAGADGVGTIIDLVSTYQVTDKFKLGLNAANYSVSKDNGGYSGVALYPQYAFTSAVSLGVRAEYFNMKGAAGAADASILSGTLSANIKAGGLTFIPEIRFDNDKDYTQDFFKSNGVTPSKSASQFSLAAVYAF, from the coding sequence ATGAAATTAAGATCTCTATTCACCTTCGCAACATTGACCATCACTTCTGCAACTTATGCACAGGAGACTACAGAGGCTCCATTGCAGATCTCAGGATCGGTAGATACTTACTTTAAGTATGACTTTGCAAAAGCGCCAAATATCAAAACGTATTTTGCTTCTGAGCAGAATTCGGTTTCAATTGGTATGATTGATCTGGCTTTAAAGAAAACAACAGGTAAAGCATCGTTTGTTGGAGAACTGTCTTTTGGACCACGTGGACAGGAACAATCGATACCTAATGCTTCATTTGCTTATACATCTGCCGGAGATATCTCTGCATCTAGTTTTCATATTCAGAACCTATATGTGAATTACGCTTTCACAGATCAGTTTAGCATGACTGCCGGTTATATGGGAACATTTATTGGTTATGAGGTGATTTCGCCTGTTGGCAATTTCAATTATTCGACTTCTTACCTTTTTGGTGCAGGACCTTTCCAGAATGCCGGTATTAAGGGGACTTACGCCTTTTCGGATAAGGTTAGTTTAATGGTGGGGTTATTTAATGACTGGAATGTTTACAGTGATTTAAATGGCGTCTCTCATGTCGGAGGCCAGTTGATGGTTGCGCCGGTTAAAGGCTTGACGATTTACCTAAACGGGCTTACGGGACATGGTGCAGGTGCTGATGGAGTTGGGACGATCATTGATCTTGTGAGTACCTATCAGGTTACGGATAAATTTAAATTGGGTTTAAATGCTGCTAATTACTCGGTTTCTAAAGATAATGGTGGATATAGTGGTGTAGCACTGTATCCACAGTATGCATTTACGTCTGCGGTTTCTTTAGGTGTAAGAGCAGAGTACTTTAACATGAAAGGTGCTGCCGGTGCTGCTGATGCAAGTATCCTTTCAGGGACCTTATCTGCAAACATCAAAGCAGGTGGCTTAACTTTCATTCCTGAAATACGCTTTGATAATGACAAAGATTACACCCAGGACTTTTTTAAAAGTAATGGTGTCACACCATCTAAATCAGCCTCACAATTCTCTTTGGCCGCTGTTTATGCCTTTTAG
- a CDS encoding DUF4468 domain-containing protein yields MKFLTLAVLLFFTIVGFAQDKPLSNDDRGKLIYYEVVTIKDVPKDSLSARAALFFKKSTKSLKVKSEEGDSVFQAAGKLIINKTALVLSHPSGEVFYNFHVEIRAGKYRFWLTDFNFISYQRDRYGNFVPSTTVGTPLETKPGKLNAAEWGGYLKATTREVNVVAERFKVAMMSKAVVSPVVKAAPVSPVKQKW; encoded by the coding sequence ATGAAATTCTTAACTCTAGCTGTTTTATTGTTTTTTACAATTGTCGGTTTTGCACAAGACAAGCCATTGTCTAACGATGATAGGGGGAAGCTGATCTATTATGAGGTAGTTACAATAAAGGATGTTCCTAAGGATTCTTTGAGTGCAAGGGCTGCACTGTTTTTTAAAAAATCAACTAAATCATTAAAGGTGAAATCTGAAGAAGGAGACTCGGTTTTTCAAGCTGCTGGGAAATTGATTATCAATAAAACAGCATTGGTTTTAAGTCATCCATCTGGTGAGGTGTTTTATAATTTTCATGTAGAGATCAGAGCTGGGAAATATCGTTTCTGGTTGACCGATTTTAATTTTATTTCCTATCAGAGAGATCGTTATGGTAATTTTGTGCCCTCGACGACTGTTGGGACTCCGCTTGAAACTAAACCGGGGAAGTTAAATGCAGCTGAATGGGGCGGTTATCTAAAGGCGACAACCAGAGAGGTTAATGTTGTTGCAGAACGTTTTAAAGTAGCGATGATGAGTAAAGCTGTTGTGTCACCTGTTGTAAAAGCTGCACCTGTAAGTCCAGTCAAGCAGAAGTGGTAG
- a CDS encoding ribonuclease H-like YkuK family protein, whose amino-acid sequence MNWKKFSGEIIHSSILEEVENAIIREIDNGYKLKVCIGTDSQVKGPHTDFATVIVLLREQHGGFMYIHQEKTTQKMSIKERMLIEVQKSIETAYSICDLLDMYNVDLEVHADINTNPMFKSNKALNEAMGYILSMGFIFKAKPEAFASSTCADKMVH is encoded by the coding sequence ATGAACTGGAAGAAATTTAGCGGCGAAATCATTCACTCTTCAATTCTGGAAGAGGTAGAAAATGCCATCATCAGAGAAATCGACAACGGCTACAAGCTTAAAGTTTGCATCGGAACAGACTCACAGGTAAAAGGCCCACACACTGATTTTGCTACTGTAATTGTTTTACTAAGGGAACAGCATGGAGGCTTCATGTACATTCATCAGGAAAAAACAACACAAAAAATGAGCATCAAAGAAAGAATGTTAATTGAAGTGCAAAAGTCTATCGAAACAGCCTACTCCATTTGCGACCTTTTAGACATGTATAATGTCGATCTTGAAGTTCATGCAGACATCAACACCAACCCAATGTTTAAATCAAACAAGGCTTTAAACGAAGCTATGGGGTATATTTTGAGCATGGGATTCATTTTTAAAGCAAAGCCAGAAGCATTCGCCAGCTCTACCTGTGCAGATAAAATGGTGCATTAA